In Flavobacterium sp. N3904, one DNA window encodes the following:
- the folB gene encoding dihydroneopterin aldolase yields MGTIKLKNIRTFSYHGCLLEEGKIGSDYCVDLEIRTNLKLSSESDNLKDTVDYVHLNKIVVEEMAIRSNLLEHVAKRIIDRALAELETVSKIKVAVSKINPPIGGDVEAVTIEMEEERFYNL; encoded by the coding sequence ATGGGAACAATAAAATTAAAAAATATACGTACTTTTTCTTATCATGGCTGCTTGCTTGAAGAAGGTAAAATAGGGTCAGATTACTGTGTGGATTTAGAAATAAGAACCAATTTAAAACTTTCCTCTGAATCTGATAATCTAAAAGACACAGTAGATTATGTACATTTAAATAAGATTGTGGTAGAAGAAATGGCTATTCGATCCAATTTATTAGAACATGTAGCCAAAAGAATTATCGATAGAGCATTAGCAGAATTAGAAACAGTTTCAAAAATAAAAGTAGCAGTTTCAAAGATAAATCCTCCTATAGGTGGTGATGTAGAAGCCGTTACAATTGAAATGGAAGAAGAGCGTTTTTATAATTTGTAG